Proteins from a single region of Argopecten irradians isolate NY chromosome 7, Ai_NY, whole genome shotgun sequence:
- the LOC138327046 gene encoding uncharacterized protein, whose amino-acid sequence MERRDRTTGGALSYGEKMDRTTGGALSYGEKGQDHRRAVSYGEKGQATGGAHELWERRDRTTGGALSYGEKDKATGGALSYGEKGQGPQEGTELWGRRDRTTGGALSYGRRTGPQEGH is encoded by the coding sequence atggagagaagggacaggaccacaggaggggcactgagttatgggGAGAAGatggacaggaccacaggaggggcactgagttatggagagaagggacaggaccacaggagggcAGTGAGTTATGGAGAGAAGGGACAGGCCACAGGAGGGGCACATGAGTTATGGGagagaagggacaggaccacaggaggggcactgagttatggAGAGAAGGACAAGgccacaggaggggcactgagttatggAGAGAAGGGACAAGGACCACAGGAGGGGACTGAGTTATGGgggagaagggacaggaccacaggaggggcactgagttatgggagaaggacaggaccacaggaggggcactga